The proteins below come from a single Thermodesulfobacteriota bacterium genomic window:
- the tgt gene encoding tRNA guanosine(34) transglycosylase Tgt — translation MNFKFDLLKKDSGSNARLGRVRTKHGEFITPAFMAVGTQGAIKSLSPQDLKEVGAEVICSNTYHLYLRPGHEVIRKLGGLHKFMGWDFPILTDSGGFQVFSLAALRKITEEGVYFQSHIDGSRHFISPEKSIEIQETLGSDIMMCFDECVSYPSSYAYTLNSVEMTGKWAERCKSTKRSADSALFGIIQGGMFGDLREKSAESILEVGFDGYAIGGLSVGETRPMMYEMIMKTLPFLPENSPRYLMGVGTPEDLVESIGLGFDMFDCVMPTRNARNGMLFTSKGKVLIKNARYIDDDSPLDDNCHCYTCENFSRGYLRHLLIANEILSPRLNTIHNLTYYFKLINEIRSAIEEDRFTEFRTEFSSENNFNKL, via the coding sequence ATGAACTTTAAGTTTGACCTGCTAAAAAAGGATTCGGGTTCCAATGCCAGATTAGGTAGGGTAAGAACCAAACATGGAGAATTTATAACCCCTGCTTTTATGGCGGTAGGCACCCAGGGAGCGATAAAATCCCTATCCCCACAAGACTTGAAGGAGGTTGGAGCAGAGGTTATATGCAGCAATACCTACCACTTATATCTGCGCCCTGGCCATGAAGTCATTAGAAAATTAGGTGGATTACATAAATTTATGGGCTGGGATTTTCCTATTCTTACTGATAGCGGGGGATTTCAGGTTTTCAGTCTTGCGGCACTTAGAAAGATTACCGAAGAGGGAGTGTATTTTCAGTCACATATTGACGGTTCCAGACATTTTATATCGCCTGAAAAATCCATAGAGATCCAGGAGACCCTTGGGTCTGACATAATGATGTGTTTCGACGAGTGCGTCTCGTACCCTTCATCGTATGCCTATACCTTGAATTCGGTTGAGATGACCGGCAAATGGGCTGAAAGGTGCAAGAGTACGAAGAGGTCAGCAGATTCAGCCCTTTTCGGCATTATCCAGGGTGGTATGTTCGGAGACCTCAGAGAGAAAAGTGCAGAGTCCATTCTGGAGGTTGGCTTCGATGGTTATGCTATAGGTGGTCTGAGTGTCGGTGAAACCAGGCCGATGATGTATGAGATGATAATGAAAACTTTACCCTTCCTGCCGGAGAATAGCCCCAGGTACCTTATGGGTGTTGGTACTCCCGAAGATTTAGTTGAGAGTATAGGGCTGGGGTTTGATATGTTTGATTGTGTAATGCCAACACGCAATGCCCGAAACGGGATGCTTTTTACTTCTAAAGGAAAGGTATTGATAAAGAATGCCAGGTATATTGATGATGATTCTCCTTTAGATGATAATTGCCATTGTTATACCTGCGAAAATTTTTCCAGAGGATACCTTAGACACCTGTTAATTGCCAACGAGATACTATCCCCCAGACTTAATACTATCCACAACTTAACTTACTATTTTAAGCTTATAAATGAGATCAGGAGTGCTATAGAGGAGGACAGGTTCACGGAGTTTAGAACAGAATTTTCAAGTGAAAATAATTTCAATAAGTTGTAG
- a CDS encoding DUF362 domain-containing protein encodes MASQVFYSDLRVTPKENIFVKLASLLDRIGLNSKIKKGSLVAIKVHFGERGNTSYISPVLIRQIVNTVKEHGGKPFLTDCSTLYHLGRGDAVSHIITAIENGFDYSVVGAPLIIGDGLNGGSSVKVKINKGMLKEVSIGHDIFHSDSIISVAHFKAHELAGFGGTIKNVGMGCASRVGKLQQHSNVNPVVNTKICVGCGECLSWCAQGAMSIVDKKSRIDPERCVGCGECFLICKEGAIQVKWNETGSVFQKKMVEYTLGVLKGKEKKSIFINFITHVSPACDCYPCSDVPIVPDVGIVISTDPVAIDQASVDLVNQQTGNRNSALKGNFDPGEDKFKGVYPHLDWRTQLEYGEEIGLGTRKYKLVKL; translated from the coding sequence ATGGCTAGCCAGGTATTTTACTCGGACTTACGGGTTACTCCCAAAGAAAATATCTTCGTTAAATTGGCTTCTCTCTTGGATCGTATAGGTTTAAATTCTAAAATCAAGAAAGGAAGTTTAGTTGCTATAAAGGTGCATTTTGGTGAACGGGGTAATACGAGTTATATAAGTCCTGTTTTGATAAGGCAGATAGTTAACACTGTGAAGGAACATGGAGGAAAGCCGTTTCTCACTGACTGCAGCACCCTTTACCACCTGGGCAGGGGTGATGCCGTCTCTCATATAATAACGGCTATTGAGAACGGTTTTGACTATTCTGTAGTCGGTGCACCTTTGATAATCGGTGACGGGCTCAATGGGGGCAGTTCTGTTAAGGTCAAGATCAACAAAGGAATGCTTAAAGAGGTAAGTATCGGACATGATATATTTCATAGTGACAGCATAATCAGCGTCGCACATTTTAAGGCACATGAGCTTGCTGGCTTTGGAGGAACCATAAAGAACGTTGGGATGGGCTGTGCCTCCCGGGTAGGGAAGCTCCAACAGCATTCAAATGTCAATCCAGTGGTTAACACAAAAATCTGTGTTGGCTGCGGTGAGTGCCTCAGCTGGTGTGCTCAGGGGGCTATGTCAATCGTGGATAAAAAGTCAAGGATTGATCCTGAAAGATGCGTAGGTTGTGGAGAATGTTTTTTGATCTGTAAAGAAGGGGCTATTCAGGTCAAATGGAATGAGACGGGCAGCGTTTTCCAGAAGAAGATGGTAGAATATACCCTTGGTGTGCTTAAGGGCAAAGAAAAGAAGTCAATATTTATAAATTTCATTACCCATGTTAGCCCTGCATGTGACTGTTATCCATGTTCTGATGTACCTATTGTCCCTGACGTGGGTATCGTTATTTCCACTGATCCTGTGGCTATTGACCAGGCATCCGTAGACCTGGTTAATCAGCAGACGGGCAATCGAAATTCGGCATTGAAGGGCAACTTCGATCCTGGAGAGGATAAGTTCAAAGGCGTATATCCGCACCTGGATTGGAGAACCCAATTGGAGTATGGAGAGGAGATCGGGCTGGGGACAAGAAAGTATAAGCTGGTGAAGTTATGA
- a CDS encoding DUF2065 domain-containing protein: MRYFLSVLGLVLIIEGLPYFAFPDKFKKMVSKLPEVSDNVLRLFGFIAMGAGILFIYISRGGE, translated from the coding sequence TTGAGGTATTTTTTGTCTGTTTTGGGTCTGGTATTAATAATTGAGGGGTTGCCGTATTTTGCCTTTCCTGATAAGTTTAAGAAGATGGTAAGTAAGCTTCCAGAGGTTTCAGACAATGTGCTAAGGTTGTTTGGGTTTATCGCCATGGGTGCAGGCATTCTCTTCATCTATATTTCAAGGGGAGGGGAATAA
- a CDS encoding APC family permease has product MPSNSLYARIKNALLGETRNPLDPNIFHTLALTAFLAWVGLGADGLSSSCYGPEEAFHALGTHRYLALYLSAATAITIFVISASYSQLIELFPSGGGGYLVASKLLGSKIGLVSGTALVVDYVLTIAVSMASGTDAIFSFLPLDFQPYKLMVTIFLTLLLILLNLKGVKESIQFLLPIFMVFLLTHMVVVFYGIFRHVGDLPSLIVTTKDRTLTDVQTLGFFPVLYIFMRAFSLGGGTFTGIEAVSNGMQALKEPRVHTGRRTMLYMSISLAFMAGGIILSYLLNQTYPKAGQTLNATLVQGLINSWNLGSNHFGYVFWLIVLLSEGALLFVAAQSGFVAGPRVLANMAVDNWVPRQFSHLSERLVIKNGIYIMGFSSIAILLVARGKVSFLIVLYSINVFITFSLAQLGMCIHWWQVRQQDQRWSKKIGITLIGLIVTVSILIVTLSIKFFEGGWLTVLITGSFVIGCLMTRKHYNGVECCLRSLDDILLSLPTPEMPAERPCRNPQSPTAVLLVSAYSGLGVHSFLSIQKLFPNYYKNFIFISAGVVDSSRFKGVEELAQLQKSVETMLLQYVNLATRFGFHAEFRCRFGTDRLDELEALCQDVVKEFPRAVFFAGKLIFQQENWLNRFLHNQAAFATQRRLQYQGLQMVVLPIRTMPRETSS; this is encoded by the coding sequence ATGCCTTCAAACTCCCTTTACGCACGTATTAAAAATGCCCTTCTGGGAGAGACCCGTAACCCCTTAGACCCCAATATATTTCATACCCTGGCTTTGACTGCCTTCCTTGCATGGGTTGGGCTTGGTGCCGATGGGCTGTCATCCTCCTGCTATGGACCTGAAGAGGCTTTCCATGCCCTGGGCACCCACCGTTACCTGGCACTATATCTAAGCGCAGCCACAGCAATAACCATCTTTGTTATCTCTGCCAGCTATTCCCAGTTAATCGAACTCTTCCCTTCCGGAGGCGGGGGGTATTTAGTAGCCTCCAAGCTGCTGGGAAGTAAAATCGGTCTGGTTTCAGGTACCGCCCTTGTAGTGGACTACGTTCTGACCATCGCTGTTTCTATGGCCAGCGGGACAGATGCCATCTTCAGTTTCCTTCCCCTCGACTTTCAACCTTATAAATTAATGGTCACCATATTTCTTACTTTACTCTTAATCCTTCTTAATCTGAAAGGGGTCAAAGAATCAATCCAGTTTTTACTCCCCATCTTTATGGTCTTTCTCCTGACCCACATGGTGGTGGTCTTTTACGGGATATTTCGGCATGTAGGAGACTTGCCAAGCTTGATAGTAACAACAAAGGATAGAACCCTCACCGATGTCCAAACCCTGGGGTTTTTCCCTGTCCTCTACATCTTCATGAGGGCATTTTCTCTTGGTGGCGGCACCTTTACCGGAATAGAAGCAGTAAGTAACGGGATGCAGGCATTGAAAGAACCTCGTGTTCATACAGGGCGTCGAACAATGCTTTACATGTCCATCTCCCTGGCTTTCATGGCCGGTGGGATTATCCTCTCCTATCTTTTAAATCAAACCTACCCTAAAGCCGGACAGACCCTCAATGCCACTCTGGTGCAGGGCCTGATCAATTCATGGAACCTGGGTTCTAACCACTTTGGATATGTTTTCTGGCTTATAGTCCTGCTTTCTGAAGGGGCATTGCTTTTTGTGGCTGCCCAGAGTGGGTTTGTTGCTGGACCGCGTGTTTTGGCAAATATGGCTGTGGACAACTGGGTGCCCAGACAGTTTTCTCATCTTTCTGAAAGGCTGGTCATTAAAAATGGTATTTATATCATGGGGTTTTCTTCTATCGCTATTCTTCTGGTTGCCAGGGGTAAGGTAAGTTTTCTGATCGTCCTTTACAGCATTAACGTCTTTATTACTTTTTCGCTGGCTCAGTTGGGTATGTGTATCCACTGGTGGCAAGTCCGCCAGCAGGACCAGCGCTGGTCAAAAAAGATAGGTATTACCTTAATAGGCCTCATAGTAACTGTATCTATCCTGATAGTAACCCTTTCCATAAAATTCTTTGAAGGAGGCTGGCTGACCGTCCTGATTACCGGCTCTTTTGTCATAGGCTGTCTGATGACCCGTAAACATTATAATGGGGTGGAATGCTGTTTAAGAAGTCTGGATGACATTTTATTGAGTCTGCCCACCCCGGAAATGCCTGCTGAAAGACCATGCCGTAACCCTCAGTCACCCACAGCAGTCTTACTTGTTTCAGCTTACAGCGGGTTGGGGGTTCATTCCTTTCTCTCTATTCAAAAACTATTCCCGAATTATTATAAGAATTTTATCTTTATATCAGCCGGTGTAGTAGATTCCAGCCGCTTTAAAGGGGTAGAAGAGTTGGCTCAGCTGCAAAAATCCGTGGAGACGATGCTGCTCCAATATGTAAACCTGGCTACCCGCTTCGGATTCCATGCCGAATTTCGATGCCGCTTCGGGACTGACCGGCTGGATGAACTCGAGGCATTATGCCAGGATGTAGTCAAGGAATTCCCTCGTGCCGTCTTTTTTGCAGGCAAATTGATCTTCCAGCAAGAAAACTGGTTAAACCGATTCTTACATAATCAGGCTGCCTTCGCCACACAACGAAGGTTACAGTATCAGGGTTTACAGATGGTTGTCTTACCTATTCGGACCATGCCCAGAGAAACATCTTCGTAA
- a CDS encoding ATP-binding protein, translating to MEFIKRNITDVFLSKIKQERTVVLTGARQTGKTTLCEGILPQCINQPHTYISFDDPDERLRFQNSAISILELLDTPLVILDEVQKIPALFDSLKYVIDRQKRNLASQKKVFILTGSSQLLLLKDVKETLAGRVALLNLFPFSLSEVSEGPPTPLLTRIWKQGKLEKEDVEVPNIFPPEKIRSVTAVTREHQKWGGYPPVWQMKDASDKINWLKDYRKTYLERDISDVGQVTNIDTFALAQKFLCARTGQLLSISEVARDLSVAVNTVKRYINLLVMSFQCYLVPPYYENIGKRFVKSPKIYFPDLGLNRVILGEMAINSGATYETWVFSELLKWKHLQLVEPDIYFYRTAGGMEIDFLITGEEILLPIEVKYSSQIAHADGRSMESFMIDYRKHAPIGLIVYSGREVVEIRKNIWAVPDWLLLGGI from the coding sequence ATGGAATTTATAAAGCGAAACATTACCGATGTTTTTTTGTCGAAAATAAAGCAAGAGCGGACAGTTGTACTTACCGGAGCCAGGCAGACGGGTAAAACGACTCTTTGTGAAGGTATTCTTCCTCAATGCATAAATCAACCCCATACCTATATATCCTTTGATGACCCTGATGAGAGGCTTCGATTTCAAAACTCGGCAATATCTATCCTTGAGTTGCTTGACACTCCTTTAGTAATACTCGATGAAGTTCAGAAGATACCAGCATTGTTTGATTCATTAAAATATGTCATAGACAGGCAGAAAAGAAACCTGGCTTCTCAAAAAAAGGTTTTCATTCTGACAGGATCATCACAACTGCTTTTACTTAAGGATGTCAAGGAAACCCTTGCAGGAAGAGTTGCTTTATTGAATCTATTTCCATTTTCACTTTCTGAGGTCTCGGAAGGTCCCCCGACTCCACTGCTCACAAGAATCTGGAAACAGGGTAAGTTAGAAAAAGAAGATGTTGAAGTGCCAAACATTTTTCCCCCCGAAAAAATTCGCAGCGTGACGGCTGTGACCAGAGAACATCAAAAATGGGGAGGCTATCCTCCCGTATGGCAGATGAAGGATGCCTCAGATAAAATTAATTGGCTGAAGGACTATCGAAAAACATACCTGGAGAGGGACATTTCGGATGTTGGGCAGGTAACAAATATAGATACCTTTGCTTTAGCTCAGAAGTTTCTATGCGCCCGCACGGGACAACTCCTTTCAATCAGTGAGGTTGCCCGGGATTTATCCGTGGCAGTAAATACAGTAAAAAGATACATAAATCTGCTGGTAATGTCTTTTCAATGCTATTTAGTACCTCCATATTACGAAAATATAGGCAAGCGTTTCGTTAAAAGCCCTAAAATATATTTTCCTGATCTTGGTCTGAATAGAGTGATACTGGGAGAGATGGCAATAAACTCAGGGGCTACTTATGAAACTTGGGTCTTCTCGGAGCTTCTCAAATGGAAACACTTGCAGCTTGTAGAGCCTGACATATATTTTTATCGGACCGCAGGAGGTATGGAAATAGATTTCCTGATAACAGGAGAAGAAATACTGTTGCCCATTGAGGTGAAATATTCATCTCAAATTGCTCACGCTGATGGTAGAAGTATGGAATCTTTTATGATTGATTACAGAAAACATGCGCCGATAGGACTTATCGTTTATTCGGGCAGAGAGGTCGTTGAAATAAGAAAGAATATCTGGGCAGTTCCTGACTGGCTCTTACTTGGTGGTATTTAA
- a CDS encoding MBL fold metallo-hydrolase: MYVEAGKTKVLIDAGLSGRETRRRLQSINVHAEDLDAIIVSHEHTDHIKGLNVLSSQLNLPVYINYSTLSNMKGPGIKGEVREFNTGEVFLLQDLLFQSFSVPHDAADPVGFTIEYKELKIGIATDLGFPTRLVTERLKKCNLLILESNHDEEMLKLGPYPWEVKQRIKSRLGHLSNHQAEILIKEVYHAGLRHVILFHLSEINNSPQKAGEGIGLLLKNPKYNPISLSLAVQHTVGKMLSLAPEKKWI; the protein is encoded by the coding sequence ATCTATGTTGAAGCCGGCAAAACAAAGGTTCTTATCGATGCTGGTTTAAGCGGGAGGGAAACCCGCAGGAGGCTCCAGAGTATAAATGTTCATGCAGAAGACCTGGATGCTATCATCGTTTCTCATGAGCATACCGACCATATTAAGGGGCTCAACGTGTTATCCAGCCAGCTGAACCTGCCTGTATACATAAACTATTCTACTCTTTCCAATATGAAAGGACCGGGAATCAAAGGAGAAGTAAGGGAATTTAATACAGGAGAAGTGTTCTTACTTCAAGACCTGCTCTTCCAGTCATTTTCAGTTCCCCATGATGCTGCTGATCCCGTTGGGTTTACAATAGAATACAAAGAATTAAAGATAGGTATCGCTACGGATCTGGGGTTTCCAACGAGGCTTGTAACAGAGAGGTTAAAAAAATGTAACCTCCTTATCCTGGAGTCTAATCACGATGAAGAGATGCTAAAGTTGGGACCGTATCCATGGGAAGTAAAACAGAGGATTAAAAGCCGCCTCGGACATCTCTCTAATCATCAGGCAGAAATCCTCATCAAAGAGGTATATCATGCAGGTCTCAGGCATGTCATTTTATTCCATCTTAGTGAGATAAATAATAGTCCCCAAAAGGCCGGTGAAGGGATCGGTCTTCTCCTAAAAAACCCCAAATATAATCCAATTAGCCTCTCTCTAGCAGTGCAGCACACAGTTGGTAAAATGCTCTCCCTCGCCCCTGAAAAGAAGTGGATATGA
- a CDS encoding BglII/BstYI family type II restriction endonuclease, which yields MTVIFKHLIGKSTLKEGITIHKNFESFFDSPDSGQKKEITLLYSNNQSVTAILRRLDNVRKHVQIKYTNKTHASFVDWLNEVFVETKNGSIGEFLEFRKLAPDIFKLLPITIGMSHNTKLYVADSMYHKTNQASLKGDATFEEVEKIINGISFKVDEGQSFYNREIERGFSEHEWLREIKAIPELDLKCDFRKDSIQVEVEFGNARAYYQDYIKFMLSYFSKQIHLGILVTPTLGFANVLCEIGKQKALQRGCKTYSGMMHFDKAFKEFKYLHQLFDMPIVLLGIDICPLS from the coding sequence ATGACGGTGATATTCAAGCATCTTATCGGAAAATCGACTCTCAAAGAAGGAATCACTATACATAAAAACTTTGAGAGTTTTTTTGACAGCCCTGATTCGGGTCAAAAAAAGGAAATTACGCTCTTATATAGTAATAACCAATCAGTAACTGCCATACTCAGAAGATTGGATAACGTTAGAAAACATGTCCAGATTAAATATACTAACAAAACGCATGCGTCTTTTGTGGATTGGCTGAACGAAGTTTTTGTCGAAACAAAGAATGGTTCAATTGGCGAATTCCTCGAGTTTCGGAAGTTAGCACCCGATATTTTCAAGTTATTACCGATCACCATTGGTATGTCACATAATACGAAGCTCTATGTTGCAGATTCCATGTATCACAAGACGAATCAAGCCTCCTTAAAGGGAGATGCTACCTTTGAGGAAGTAGAAAAAATAATAAACGGGATTAGCTTCAAAGTGGATGAAGGCCAATCGTTCTACAATCGCGAAATCGAACGGGGATTTTCAGAGCATGAATGGTTGAGGGAAATCAAAGCTATTCCGGAGCTTGATCTAAAATGTGATTTCAGAAAAGATAGCATTCAGGTTGAAGTTGAATTTGGTAACGCAAGAGCCTATTATCAGGACTATATTAAATTCATGCTTTCATATTTCTCAAAGCAGATTCATTTAGGAATCCTTGTCACACCGACGCTGGGTTTTGCGAATGTTCTATGTGAGATTGGGAAACAGAAAGCATTACAGAGGGGCTGTAAGACTTATTCCGGAATGATGCATTTTGACAAAGCCTTCAAGGAGTTCAAATATCTGCACCAACTATTTGATATGCCGATTGTTCTGCTCGGCATAGACATATGCCCTTTATCTTAA
- the queA gene encoding tRNA preQ1(34) S-adenosylmethionine ribosyltransferase-isomerase QueA, with product MRLEEFDYMLPEGLISQYPIEKRDTSRLLLVNREDDRIEHWAFSDVLCFMEPGDVLVMNDTKVIPARLFGKKETGGRVEILILRQLKPAEPDRNGNLNVWECLIKSSKTPKEGSMIFFDECLEGEVIEKGSNGKFIIQFRSSGDFQEILDKVGRMPLPPYIKRDGKLKGGQVDVERYQTVFARNKGAIAAPTAGLHFTEGLLSKIQKKGVKIVYITVHIGLGTFMPVRVEKVEDHVLEAEYFEIKQDASDLINDVAANGKRIIAVGTSVTRALESAVVENRVIKPAARYTSLFIYPGYQFKIVDALITNFHLPKSTPLLLVSAFAERAIISDAYQIAIEAGYRFLSYGDGMMIL from the coding sequence ATGAGGCTTGAGGAATTCGATTACATGCTTCCAGAAGGATTGATTTCTCAGTATCCTATAGAAAAGAGGGATACCTCTCGTCTTCTGCTCGTAAATAGAGAGGACGACAGAATCGAACACTGGGCATTCAGTGATGTACTCTGTTTTATGGAACCAGGGGATGTACTGGTGATGAACGACACTAAGGTAATCCCTGCCAGACTTTTTGGGAAAAAGGAAACAGGAGGAAGGGTTGAAATATTGATTCTTAGGCAATTGAAACCGGCAGAACCAGATAGAAATGGAAATTTAAATGTATGGGAATGCCTGATCAAATCCTCAAAAACGCCCAAAGAGGGTTCCATGATATTCTTCGATGAATGCTTAGAAGGAGAGGTGATAGAAAAAGGCTCAAATGGAAAGTTTATTATTCAGTTTCGTTCCAGCGGAGATTTTCAGGAAATCCTGGATAAGGTTGGGAGGATGCCACTGCCTCCTTATATCAAGAGGGATGGAAAACTGAAAGGTGGGCAAGTAGATGTGGAACGATACCAGACAGTCTTTGCCCGGAATAAGGGGGCCATTGCAGCTCCAACAGCAGGATTACACTTTACCGAAGGGTTGCTTTCAAAGATCCAAAAAAAAGGGGTGAAGATCGTTTATATAACAGTTCATATAGGTCTGGGTACTTTTATGCCTGTAAGGGTGGAAAAGGTTGAAGATCATGTGTTAGAAGCTGAGTATTTTGAAATCAAGCAGGATGCATCAGATTTAATAAATGACGTGGCGGCTAATGGTAAAAGAATTATTGCAGTAGGGACGAGTGTTACACGTGCCCTTGAGTCCGCTGTGGTTGAAAACAGGGTAATAAAACCAGCAGCGAGATACACTTCTCTGTTCATCTATCCCGGTTATCAGTTTAAGATTGTGGATGCCTTAATCACTAACTTTCATTTACCTAAATCTACTCCATTATTACTGGTATCTGCTTTTGCAGAAAGGGCAATTATCTCAGATGCTTACCAAATAGCCATTGAAGCAGGATACCGTTTTCTTAGTTATGGGGATGGGATGATGATACTGTAA
- the lptD gene encoding LPS assembly protein LptD translates to MKNLAPLSLFLVIWILVWCYGYSFSQDIILGDQKIDKGPIKIKADKLEFDSKKNTYTTEGNVEIVQDNRVLKADMIKLNQETKEAEATGNITLTTEEDTLKTNRMEINLDTQRGTIYDGRLFFKRENLHLTGKKIEKWDKDRYRIIDGAFTTCDSPSPPWKFTAKEVNVTIEGYATVKHAAFYIKDIPVLYLPYIIYPAKIKRQTGLLIPSIGYSNEGGEEITLPFFWAISENMDATFSLDYRSKRGVGEALEYRYIFSRNSFGNFYLYNMRETDSYRDWKEERKGEELISGNDRTMLRYRHEQYFDPSFYAKADVTHVSDRDFFKDFGKVVDDRSKEKLESTVFATKLWQKFSLNSAFMYTEDLEKEDKATLQSLPRVEFNASKQSILGSPLFYSLTSALDNFWREEGERGQRVDIYPKLLYTFHTDYFELKPEIGGRETIYRLSEGEDKIYTRGIYDLNLGLTTGFQRIFDVDGERLKKLKHSIKPELKYMFIPDVDQGSLPNFDSVDRIDKKNSLTYSLISNLTGKIYEGTDDPYYHNLVRVKLSQSYNFSEAGTSTDESHRVFSPVSGELDIYPTKNTSLRLDGEYNTYDSEFTAYNVLIGLKDERGDSLDLEYRDTKGQFENINTKLKVKLSDSVDLNIENRYSTLEKLSLETIFGINYKAQCWGVRGDYSDRVVENEDRREQRFMIFFSLTGLSEAGK, encoded by the coding sequence ATGAAAAATTTAGCTCCCCTTTCCCTATTTTTGGTCATATGGATTCTCGTCTGGTGTTATGGGTATTCCTTCTCTCAAGACATAATATTAGGGGATCAAAAGATCGATAAAGGACCTATAAAGATAAAAGCAGATAAGTTAGAGTTTGATAGCAAAAAGAATACATATACAACCGAGGGAAATGTGGAAATTGTCCAGGACAACAGGGTATTAAAGGCAGATATGATAAAGTTAAATCAGGAGACTAAAGAGGCGGAAGCAACTGGCAATATTACCTTGACCACTGAAGAGGATACGTTGAAGACTAACAGGATGGAGATTAACCTGGACACCCAGAGGGGCACTATCTATGATGGGAGGCTATTTTTTAAGAGAGAGAATTTGCACCTGACTGGGAAAAAGATTGAGAAATGGGATAAAGACAGGTATCGTATAATTGATGGGGCGTTTACCACATGCGATAGTCCCTCTCCTCCATGGAAATTTACCGCTAAAGAAGTAAATGTAACCATAGAGGGTTATGCCACTGTTAAACATGCCGCCTTCTATATAAAAGATATACCTGTTCTCTATCTGCCCTACATAATTTACCCTGCGAAGATCAAAAGGCAGACAGGTCTTTTGATCCCCTCTATTGGATATTCCAATGAAGGGGGGGAAGAGATAACCCTTCCTTTCTTTTGGGCAATCTCAGAGAACATGGATGCCACTTTTTCCCTGGATTACCGAAGCAAAAGAGGGGTAGGAGAGGCACTGGAGTACCGTTATATATTCAGCAGGAATAGTTTTGGGAACTTTTATCTCTATAATATGAGAGAGACAGACAGTTACAGAGATTGGAAGGAAGAAAGGAAGGGAGAAGAGCTCATTAGTGGCAATGATAGGACGATGCTCAGGTACCGGCATGAACAGTATTTCGATCCTTCCTTCTATGCGAAGGCTGATGTTACCCATGTAAGTGATAGGGACTTTTTCAAAGATTTTGGCAAAGTTGTTGATGACAGATCCAAAGAAAAACTGGAATCGACTGTTTTTGCAACTAAACTCTGGCAGAAATTTAGCCTAAATTCCGCGTTTATGTATACCGAAGACCTGGAAAAAGAGGATAAAGCTACCCTCCAGAGTCTCCCAAGGGTGGAGTTTAACGCTTCAAAACAGAGTATTCTGGGGTCCCCTCTGTTTTATAGTCTTACATCTGCTTTAGATAATTTTTGGCGGGAAGAAGGAGAAAGAGGACAGAGGGTAGATATTTATCCAAAGTTGCTGTATACTTTTCATACGGACTATTTTGAATTAAAGCCGGAGATCGGGGGTAGAGAGACAATATACAGGCTCAGTGAAGGAGAGGATAAGATTTATACCAGAGGAATCTATGATCTTAATCTTGGATTAACTACTGGATTTCAAAGGATATTTGATGTTGATGGAGAAAGACTTAAAAAATTAAAACACTCCATTAAACCAGAGTTAAAGTATATGTTTATCCCGGATGTGGACCAGGGAAGCCTTCCAAACTTTGATTCTGTTGATAGAATTGATAAAAAAAACTCCCTTACCTATTCCCTTATCAGCAATCTCACAGGGAAAATATATGAAGGAACAGATGACCCGTATTACCACAATCTTGTCAGGGTAAAACTCAGCCAGAGCTACAATTTCTCTGAAGCAGGAACATCTACCGATGAGTCTCACCGTGTCTTCTCTCCAGTGTCGGGCGAACTGGACATATATCCAACTAAAAACACCTCCTTAAGGCTGGATGGGGAGTATAATACTTACGATAGCGAATTTACAGCATATAATGTCTTGATAGGCTTAAAGGATGAACGGGGAGATTCCCTTGATCTCGAATACAGGGATACAAAGGGGCAATTTGAGAATATTAATACAAAGCTAAAAGTTAAGCTTTCGGATTCCGTGGACTTGAATATAGAAAATAGATACTCAACGCTGGAAAAATTATCTTTAGAGACGATTTTTGGCATTAACTATAAAGCCCAATGCTGGGGGGTAAGGGGAGACTATTCAGATAGGGTAGTTGAGAATGAAGACAGAAGGGAACAGAGATTCATGATTTTCTTTTCCCTTACCGGTCTTAGTGAGGCTGGAAAATAG